In Oryza sativa Japonica Group chromosome 3, ASM3414082v1, one DNA window encodes the following:
- the LOC4334788 gene encoding uncharacterized protein At4g15970 → MLGGGKMKGGETMGGGGGSGSSSISPLVSFVLGAAMATVCILFVMSASPGRRLADISAWSNADDAPPLPLPLQDAAVDSNDSLAAAAAANVTVVAAPAPAPVQAPAPASPYGDLEEVLRRAATKDRTVIMTQINLAWTKPGSLLDLFFESFRLGEGGVSRLLDHLVIVTMDPAAYEGCQAVHRHCYFLRTTGVDYRSEKMFMSKDYLEMMWGRNKFQQTILELGYNFLFTDVDVMWFRDPFRHISMGADIAISSDVFIGDPYSLGNFPNGGFLFVRSNDKTLDFYRSWQQGRWRFFGKHEQDVFNLIKHEQQAKLGIAIQFLDTTYISGFCQLSKDLNKICTLHANCCVGLGAKMHDLRGVLDVWRNYTAAPPDERRSGKFQWKLPGICIH, encoded by the exons atgctgGGCGGCGGCAAGATGAAGGGTGGGGAgacgatgggcggcggcggcggcagcggcagcagcagcattagCCCGCTGGTGTCGTTCGTGCtgggcgccgccatggccaccgtCTGCATCCTCTTCGTCATGTCCGCCAgcccgggacgccgcctcgctGACATCTCCGCCTGGAGCAACGCCGacgacgcgccgccgctgccgctcccgttgcaggacgccgccgtcgactcCAACGActcgctggccgccgccgccgccgccaacgtcaCCGTCGTTGCTGCTCCGGCTCCCGCCCCCGTCCAG gctccggcgccggcgtcccCTTACGGCGACCTGGAGGAGGtgctccggcgagcggcgaccAAGGACAGGACGGTGATCATGACGCAGATCAACCTGGCGTGGACGAAGCCGGGGTCGCTGCTGGACCTCTTCTTCGAGAGCTTCAGGCTCGGGGAGGGCGGCGTGTCGCGGCTGCTGGACCACCTGGTGATCGTCACCATGGACCCCGCGGCGTACGAGGGGTGCCAGGCGGTGCACCgccattgctacttcctccgCACCACCGGCGTCGACTACCGCTCCGAGAAGATGTTCATGAGCAAGGACTACCTCGAGATGATGTGGGGTCGCAACAAGTTTCAGCAGACCATCCTTGAGCTCGGCTACAACTTCCTCTTCACG GATGTGGACGTGATGTGGTTCAGGGACCCGTTCAGGCACATATCAATGGGAGCAGACATCGCCATCTCCAGCGACGTGTTCATCGGCGACCCCTACAGCCTCGGCAACTTCCCCAATGGCGGCTTCCTGTTCGTGCGATCCAACGACAAGACCCTCGATTTCTACCGGAGTTGGCAGCAAGGGAGGTGGCGATTCTTCGGGAAGCACGAGCAGGACGTGTTCAACCTGATCAAGCACGAGCAGCAGGCGAAGCTGGGCATCGCCATCCAGTTCCTCGACACCACCTACATCAGTGGCTTCTGTCAGCTCAGCAAGGATCTGAACAAGATCTGCACGCTCCATGCCAACTGCTGTGTTGGCCTCGGCGCCAAGATGCACGACCTCCGAGGCGTCCTCGACGTCTGGAGGAACtacacggcggcgccgcccgacGAGCGGCGCTCGGGCAAGTTCCAGTGGAAGCTCCCCGGCATCTGCAtccactga
- the LOC4334789 gene encoding uncharacterized protein At4g15970: MAPKVAVTEATGRQAASFVLGCVATLTVMLLFQYQAPPDYGRAARSPVQFSTSRDQLLLHCGGNGTAPPPPVIARGGEEANITGKPPTTATAVAEEQPPTKPPATSTASSPTHHIPATSTDLEEEGGEFRGLAAAVARAATDDRTVIITCVNHAFAAPDSLLDIFLQGFRVGDGTPELLRHVLVVAMDPTALTRCRAVHPHCYLYTMPGLDVDFTSEKFFASKDYLELVWSKLKLQRRILQLGYNFLFTDVDIVWLRNPFKHVAVYADMAISSDVFFGDPDNIDNFPNTGFFYVKPSARTIAMTKEWHEARSSHPGLNEQPVFNHIKKKLVKKLKLKVQYLDTAYIGGFCSYGKDLSKICTMHANCCIGLQSKISDLKGVLADWKNYTRLPPWAKPNARWTVPGKCIH, from the exons ATGGCGCCCAAGGTGGCGGTCACGGAGGCGACGGGGCGGCAGGCGGCGTCGTTCGTGCTCGGCTGCGTGGCCACGCTCACCGTCATGCTGCTCTTCCAGTACCAGGCGCCGCCGGACTACGGCCGCGCCGCCAGGTCGCCGGTGCAGTTCTCCACCTCCAGAGaccagctgctgctgcactgCGGCGGCAATggaacggcgccgccgccgccggtgatcgcacgtggcggcgaggaggctaACATCACCGGCAAGCCTCCGACGACTGCTACTGCTGTCGCCGAGGAGCAGCCGCCAACCAAGCCTCCTGCGACCTCTACTGCATCTTCACCAACTCATCATATTCCAGCAACCAGTACAGATCTTGAAGAAGAG GGCGGCGAGTTCCgggggttggcggcggcggtggcgcgggcggcgacggatgACCGGACGGTGATCATCACGTGCGTGAACCACGCGTTCGCGGCGCCCGACTCGCTCCTGGACATCTTCCTCCAGGGCTTCCGCGTCGGCGACGGCACGCCGGAGCTCCTCCGCcacgtcctcgtcgtcgccatggATCCCACCGCGCTCACCCGGTGCCGCGCCGTCCACCCCCACTGCTACCTCTACACCATGCCCGGCCTCGACGTCGACTTCACCTCCGAGAAGTTCTTCGCCTCCAAGGACTACCTCGAGCTCGTCTGGAGCAAGCTCAAGCTCCAGCGCCGAATTCTCCAGCTCGGCTACAACTTCCTCTTCACG GACGTTGACATTGTGTGGCTGAGGAATCCGTTCAAGCACGTGGCGGTGTACGCGGACATGGCGATCTCGAGCGACGTGTTCTTCGGTGACCCGGACAACATCGACAACTTCCCAAACACGGGCTTCTTCTACGTGAAGCCGAGCGCGAGGACGATCGCCATGACCAAGGAGTGGCACGAGGCGAGGAGCTCGCACCCGGGGCTCAACGAGCAGCCGGTGTTCAACCACATCAAGAAGAAGCTGGTGAAGAAGCTGAAGCTCAAGGTTCAGTACCTGGACACGGCCTACATCGGCGGATTCTGCAGCTACGGCAAGGATCTGAGCAAGATCTGCACCATGCACGCCAACTGCTGCATCGGCCTCCAATCCAAGATCAGTGATCTCAAGGGTGTTCTTGCTGACTGGAAGAACTACACCAGGTTGCCACCCTGGGCAAAGCCCAATGCCAGGTGGACTGTGCCTGGTAAATGCATCCATTGA